GCTGGAAAGAGATTGGTCTTTGCTCCTATACAAAGTAGGCACTCTAttaatacatacatgcacgtacactatacataataatacatatacataattgAAAAAATTTGTTACATAACAGGTGAGCGTTGTGGTCCCGAAGATACTTGTAGCCAGTCGTCTCCTGTGTTAGAAGTACTTCCTGTTCGCACTGTTGGTAGTCAAACAGATGTTGACATATCCAGTGTAATGGTAAGCAATACACTATGTAAAATACATGACAAAGTActataccaagggcgtattaaaaagagagggcatgcaacagcttgcgagcaaaaaACTAAAGGGGGTGGTGGAAAAGTACTGTAATACCTAAAAATAAATTCTATTAATAGATACTTATTATAACTTACAGATCACGATAGGCCCAGTGAAGAGCGTGGTGGATGAAAACTTGCACAAGGTTGTGCAGGCAATAGCAACTTGTAACTGTCCCTCTGTAGCTGAGGCTGTGATGGCCGAACCTTCTCTCAAAAAGGAAGTACTGATCCGTGTTGCTAGAGTGTTGGACGACGAGTGTAGCAACATGTGCAAAACAACACCACCACTGTCACTTTTCCGGAGGTTTCTATTGTTTGAGAGAGAGTTGTTCTCATACAGTAACTGCATAACAGAGCTTCAGACAAAGTGTCCAACCCTATACCAGCTTCTATGGACTGTTGTAACCAGGTCTGACAAGAGGAACACTGTGAAATGCACAAGTCAGCATTATCCCGGCATGTGCATGGCTGTTGCTCTCGTCTTGAAAGAACGAAATCAGCACATGACAGGGCTCCAGACCTTTCTCTCACTCGTTTTGTTCAATTCTAATGTACAAAAAAaggttggtataattatatgcacacacgGATATTAGATATCGAGTGTCAgtagtgtgcgtgtgtgtgtgcattgtctTGCTGATTGTAAAAGCCAACTTATAATTACACAGGTGCTTACAAGACTAAACCACATGAATGTAACTATCAGTTACACAGCAGTGATGAAACTAATCACCGGCATAAGTGAGCAACACAAGGCACCAATTGAGAAATGGGTCAACGAGGGAATAATATTTGAATTTGTAGGTGACAACGTGGACAAGACAGTGGGAGTGCGAGACATAAGAACAGACCACAGAAGCACAttagtacacatgtacagcttaCTTGCTGTACGAGCCAGAGTTGATCCTCCACCTCCCATCTTTGACTTCATTCCCCCTGATTTAACCAAGATTGCGGTATCCTACTTCCTGCCAAATCAAGCAGATATAGATGCTCTGAGGTCCAACTTGCAAGTGATTGTCTCAAGGGTTCTCGCTGACTACATTGAAGTTTTTAAGCCTCAAAAACGAAGAGTAGTGGCTCACATTCAGCATGCCCACAGCAAGGAAATGAAAGAGAAATCAGGAGTTGTGGTACTGGATGTCCTACACAAGTGTGAGACAAAAACAACGGACATGATCGATATCATGAGAGAAATGATTTCTTACCTAGGAGACAGCGCTAACACATGTTTGTCGGTGGGTGACCTACTCACGAAGGAGAGGCAGGACGGAAGCAAAAGACACGTTATTTGCTCTAACACGCCCTCTGGTCGTCTCGATCACCTAGAGCCATGTATAGCAGATTGGCACTGTCTCCTCAATTTCTTGATGGTATGGACTGCATGGCTAGTAATGTGACCTATAGGGTGTTACTTTAATAGAATAAAATAGACATACGCATCCtaatgttacatgtacataaaactGCAGGTAACCGGTAGGTTTGGCTGAGGTACGTACGTATCTTACTGTAACTATGTTACTGTACGTATACTACACACATAAGTATACCGTTTATAATACATCTCACCATTGCAGCTTGTTTGGAAACACCTCTTTAAGACCAGCCCAAGAGATCACGGCACACTTCGACACCTACTGCACAAGATCGGTCGACTCCCTGACGCAAACAAACCAAAGAAGAATCTCCACGCATGCTTAGATGGTCTTCTTACAGCGTTTTATGGGCATCTAGTGGAAGCTGCTCGTTTGGAACTTGGCATAAAGAGTGTAGATGACTTTCCACTTGACAGCACTGGAGCTAAGGTTAAAGTCAAACTTTCAGACGTTGCcagtgcaattgttgacaagtGGACTATAGTACCAGAAGCGATTCTTGGACAGCCCCTTAATGACAGTAGTGATGGTGTCAACAATTATGCGCATGTTCTTTGTCACTTTGCTGCTCTTGTTTCAGAGTTCTACGATGGTTGGCACGAAGGTGATGGACTACGAATGCTAAGATGTTGGAAAATCTTAATGCTCCACTTCTTTGCGAATAGGAATACGAAGTACGCACTCGAATCGCTTAAGCTTCAATTTCAACTTGCTTCTCTGCCACCTGACTTAGTCCACCAGCTCACATGGGGTCGTTTTGTGAACACACGTGGAGGGGAAGGTAACAACATCCCATGTGATCTGTATAATGAACATATCAACCATCTGTTTAAGGAGATAATGGGTTCCAACTTTAAAGAACAATCTAGTACTAGGGCTGCTAGATGTGTCACTACCTTGTCATCAATCGCTGAAACATTTGATAAACTCACAGGGATACATCCAGAGTCTACGTCTCACACAACGTCATCGAATCGTGACGATGTCCTCTCAATTGCTACTGTGGTTCAATCCTGTGATATCCTCAAAATTAAAAGTGATAGAAGTCACGCTAATTTTCCAAGTTTTTCTGCAAGTCCTCTGACCTCTCTCAATCGTCAACGCCTGGAGACATGGATATTAGAAAAGACTAgacaatatacatgtaatcaACACAGTGACGAACAAGATAATGGAGACGATGGCACAGGCAGTAATGCGTCGGAAAGTGATGAATCGGAGTTATAAAtacgtgtacacacacatacactacTAATACTTACCACattcatgaagatgtttggcCTCACAATTGTCACAACAAAAACTCTGATCGCTTGGAGCCATTAAACTGGGATCAAAATATTGGAGCAAATGTTGCCGCCTGCACTCCGTTGTCAGTAAATACCCCCTTACAATGTCCAGCTCAATATTACGAGGATTACTTTTGTTTTTCCTATTGGGGACATCTGATGGTGACCAGTATATGGTAGACGTGGACAATTCTCCTCCTCTTCCAGCCCGACCACTTTCTTGAAAGTAGTCTTCAAGTGATCTTGGAGCTCCATAGTGGACAATAGAAGTCAAATCCTTAAAGTTCACACCCATACCGAGGGCCATAGTAGCGAACACTACTCTCACAGTTCCTTGTGGGTGAGACAAACTGCTCAATATAACAGACTTGTTGTAGTCATCCGTCTTTGCATGAAACATACCAAACAATCTGTTGTCACTTGTGTTATCAGCACCAGTAGGGAAATAGATAGCATCACCAAGCTTCGAGTGAAAGTGAATGTATAGGTTGGCACAGGTATCGAGCGACTGACAATACACAATCGTACGAATTGCCTTGATGTTATTGGCCAACAAATCAGACACTAAAACGACAAGTCTTTGCCTCTATGTCACAGATCCACTTCTTCTTCTCCATAGAGTAAAATATATTGGGCTTATTGGGAGACACATTAACAAATTCGCACCCTCGCATGTCAAGAGTTCCGACAATCTGCCTTCTCATCTTCTCTGTTACTGTTGCAGTGGCTGCAAGCATCGGCGTACCCGGTGGAGCATAGGCTCTCAAGTCACAAATACAACCATAACAGGGACGGAAATCAGAACTCCTattgtggtgtatgtgtgtgtgtggtttgtaATCGTGACGTATACTAATTAaagcactatacatgtataattattttcttacCATTTGTAAACACAATGAGCCTCGTCTACAGCAATAGCAACCAAAGTGTTGCAGACAGGAGGAGACAGTAACACTTTGGTCCAACTCGAACCATGATCACCAACTATAGAGCCTCAGGGGCTGAGTAAAGAATCCTATAGCTCCCACTGCCAATACCACAGTCAGTAGCCACCAGGCTACGGTCTATCCCTCTGTTGGAGCTGATAATGGCAGCACCAACTCCTTTAGCTCGCAAACTCTTCACTTGGTCCACCATCAGAGAAACCAACGGCGACACTaccagcacaacactctgatCAACGCTTGGAGATTCAGATCTACCTAGCAGCCTATCAAACACAAATGGGAGCACTTGATAGCATATGGATTTGCCATAGCCAGTCGGGAACCACACAAAGACATCATGACCTTGAGAAAGCAGCTTTATAGCCTTTACTTGCTCTGACTTTAGA
The Halichondria panicea chromosome 14, odHalPani1.1, whole genome shotgun sequence DNA segment above includes these coding regions:
- the LOC135347849 gene encoding uncharacterized protein LOC135347849, whose translation is MITIGPVKSVVDENLHKVVQAIATCNCPSVAEAVMAEPSLKKEVLIRVARVLDDECSNMCKTTPPLSLFRRFLLFERELFSYSNCITELQTKCPTLYQLLWTVVTRSDKRNTVKCTSQHYPGMCMAVALVLKERNQHMTGLQTFLSLVLFNSNVQKKVLTRLNHMNVTISYTAVMKLITGISEQHKAPIEKWVNEGIIFEFVGDNVDKTVGVRDIRTDHRSTLVHMYSLLAVRARVDPPPPIFDFIPPDLTKIAVSYFLPNQADIDALRSNLQVIVSRVLADYIEVFKPQKRRVVAHIQHAHSKEMKEKSGVVVLDVLHKCETKTTDMIDIMREMISYLGDSANTCLSVGDLLTKERQDGSKRHVICSNTPSGRLDHLEPCIADWHCLLNFLMLVWKHLFKTSPRDHGTLRHLLHKIGRLPDANKPKKNLHACLDGLLTAFYGHLVEAARLELGIKSVDDFPLDSTGAKVKVKLSDVASAIVDKWTIVPEAILGQPLNDSSDGVNNYAHVLCHFAALVSEFYDGWHEGDGLRMLRCWKILMLHFFANRNTKYALESLKLQFQLASLPPDLVHQLTWGRFVNTRGGEGNNIPCDLYNEHINHLFKEIMGSNFKEQSSTRAARCVTTLSSIAETFDKLTGIHPESTSHTTSSNRDDVLSIATVVQSCDILKIKSDRSHANFPSFSASPLTSLNRQRLETWILEKTRQYTCNQHSDEQDNGDDGTGSNASESDESEL